The Amblyomma americanum isolate KBUSLIRL-KWMA chromosome 2, ASM5285725v1, whole genome shotgun sequence genome contains the following window.
AGCAGCGATTAGTCGCCGCGTGCTCTCTGTTTGTGTGTGGTAGAGTGTCATAAGCAGCAATGAGCGCAACTGATGGGTTCAGTATATTTTGCACCACTGAGAGACCTCTCTCACCCAAAACGGGGCTTTCATATGCTAGCAAAGACCAAGACACGAAATGCAGGTGCCGCCGTCTCCGGCAGACTTCGCAAACTAATATGGgtgcgttttttgttgttttctttttgccttagagcggatctcagaggctacgttATACAGCCATTGACTTGGTGACAacctgtagctttttttttttttttgtaaaaacgtCACGAGTTTGACTCGCTTGGCGGGAAGATTCTCAAATCCTATTTTATTGgcgataaatgcgtcttttgctacCGGGCAAACGTCAACGTACCCAGAAGGagacaacaaatttttttacaatTTTATATTTTATATTTATAGTTCTATAACCGCCTTACATCTTTTAATCCCAAGGTTCAGGCCAGGATTGCTCCCTGTCAAACCAAGTGCAAACCAATATCTCCGGATACGCGATTTCCTCGTCCACAATACCGATTCGGGTGTCGGTTCGTATTCTGCACCACGAGTGACACGAGGCCGGAAACACCCGTCGCTCGGTCCGGTGACGTTCACACCCGCCGTGTACAGTGAATGACCTTTCCGTCGCCAGTGTTTAACAGCCAGGAAACAGCCTGTTCTTAAACGTATACCATTACCGAAACTCAACGCTGGTACATACTGCGCGGCTAATATCTGTACGTTACCACTTGGTCGCGCCTCAAATCTGTGCCATTAGCTACCGATTAGACGCTGCAAGTTCGCCTTTCTGCGTACAGTCGgagacaaaagtctgtggaccacgtgttcctcaacgGAAGCAGATAGCTCTACCATTAGCCGGTGACTGGAAACCACACTGGTAGACGAGGTTCGGAGACTTctgtccccgactgtacgtgTGTACGTTGTAGCGCGATCCAGTACTGAGCAGTTCTGTTTCGTTAAATCAGCAGCAGACTATGCACCACCTTCTAGTTTCGGATTAATCAAAGCGACGAATTCAGTCACGTGAGCCATGTACTCGCGACTCTCAAATGGTGCGGCAAAAGAGCGCCGGGAAAAATACGGAAAGGTTTACCCGAAAACGTGTCTTTGCTTCCTCGTAATATCAGGCAGCAGTTATCGGTATGCACACGTCGCAAATCGCGCAAGCATCCCTTTAGTCTCAGAAATTCTGttggacgccttagcgttttgcctccataaaaacgctaaggcgcccgtgtgctgtgcgatgtcagtgcacgttaaagatccccaggtggtcgaaattattccggagccctccactacggcacctctctcttcctttcttctttcactccctcctttatcccttcccttacggtgtggttcaggtgtccaacgatatatgagacagatactgcgccatttcctttcaccaaaaaccaattattattattagaaactAATCCGGAACTCTCCGTGCCCTCACGAATCGCAAATCTGGTTCGCCACGTCAAAGTCCACTAACCAACACTTCCCCCCCAACCCCACGGccctccccgcccccccccccccccccaaaaaaaaaaaaatcggcaaaaCGTCGCACCTCGCTCAGCGGCGCCGTCTAGCCGAACTAACAGGCACAAATATCGATGgttagaaaataaaaaaggggaCTTATATACGGGTTGGCGAGCACAGGCGACCGCCACGCTCGAACAACTTTCCCGCGTCGACAGATCCTCTGGGTGCAAGCGCACTGCACTGAGAGCAGCAACAGCTGGCAGGAAAGAAATTAAAAAGCAAAGGAAAGATTCGTCGACGTGAAAGAAATGATCGTTTCCGACCTTAATTTGTTGTCCGAACACAGCCGGTGCCTCCCCGCCGCCTAACCCCAAGAATGTCAATTTGTACCCTTACTTTTGCCGAAAGCCTCGCTTTCCGAATCCGGACGGAAACGACAACAAGAACgacaaaataaaaatagacaACAAACGTCACGGCTCAAAGCAAACCatgcaaaaacacaaaaaacacagtCCGTACGCTGGGATCGCTAATGGGCGCACCGTTCCATTTGCCGAGTCCAGTGGCACGCTCGGAAATACCACAACGAAACAGTTGGAAAGCaaggttggaggggggggggggggcagaaagaaaaagatgatAAAGATTAAGGACCTTGGCATTCGCAAACGAATGAAAAGCCGCCAAAACCACGGACGACTGGCAAGCTCAGAGTCATCGATTGCGTTGTCATCGATTTCAGTTCCAGCTCCGACGTGTGTGCAATATTTAAGAGTCGATTTGTGAAGTTTATTGTTGCCGCTCATTCTTTCCGCGGGTAACTGCGCATTCTTTCCGGAGCACACGCCAGACGGTGCGTTTCGCTCACACGACTACAGATGGCGCTGCTTCGACAGCGCCCGCTCCATAGCCCACCTGACCTCAGTGGCGAAAGTTTGTGGTCATGACAGCTCTTGGACGATGCTCCACGGGGACTATGTCTCAAAAACTGGCGCTCCGAGAGATCCAAAACATCAGATGGATAGACATGGGTGGATGGTAGGAGCGTTCCCTTTCAAAAGGGGTGGTGGAAGGCTACATCATGCTCGGTATTTccttgttatatatatataattctatAACCAATCTGTCAAACTTAACGGCATTACCTAGAAATTTGCCGATTTTCTTTAAATGCAGATTCTGCTGGCTTTTACGCTAGacccaatttaaaaaaaaacttgtaacCTTACGTCACTGCCCTGCTTTGAAAGCCACCAATCTCCCAATCCCTTTTTGCCAACCTCTACCATAGATTCGTTCCCATTACCTTTGTTTTAGCTAAACTCTACGGCCTCAGGGGATAGTGGCAGCGTCTGTGTAACCATGTGAATGGATACTGCCACATTTTAGTAAAATGTGTTCAATCGCTTCTGCGGATTTACCACACGTTACACACGCGCTATCTTCTTCGTTACATTTATTCTACTGTTGCCGCTTCAAACTTCGCACTCTTTCCGGAGTATACGCCACTCGGTCTGTTTTttggcccgccgcggtggttatggtgctcggctgctggcccgaaagacgcgggtgcgatcccggccgcggcggtggaatttcgatggaggcggaattctagagacccgtgtactgtgcgatgttagtgaacattaaagaaccccaggtggccgaaatttccggaggccttcactacggggtccctcatagcctgagtcgctttgggaccataaactataaaccattaACCCTAAACCTAGCCCCGAATGAACCCAGAAGTTAGCAGACTGTCGCGCCACCTACGGCATTCAGACGAACTGGTCGGCGCTGCCCAAGGCACGTATATAGCTGTAAAACGAAAGCTGCAGTCCACCACCAATAGCTGACTGGCCAGCTCATAGGCGGCGCCACCATCTCTTATACCACCGGAAACTGGCCATTGTTTATGGCCGAATTTTGATCCTTAGTTTCGTAACTGGCAGCATTAGAGAACCCTGACGACACACTGCGATGGCGGTGCCGTTTTGCTGAGGAGGCAGTCCTTTACACAGCCACcgctataaaaaaaaagaggccaaGTTCGAAAATAATGGGACGAGCCTTTAAACTCCCGGCGTAAAACGGACCAACGAACTGGAAGAAGGATGAGAAGCGGTCTCAGCAAATAAAAGACGAGAGAAGAGACACGGAGAGGAACTAAGAGATAGCGAGCAACTCGGCGCCTAAGCGGCTACAGGCGCGCGGGAAGAAGCGGGGTGAACACCACGCGCGCGTCGGTATATTGTGCGAGACATACACCGAGGTTGCCGAAGGGCGTAAAACAGCCGCCAGCCCTTTTTTTttcggggagaggggggggggggggggaggttcggTATTATGCCAGCTAGAATAATGGGCGGGGCCGTTTGCGGACGGCGAAGAGACGCCAAGAAAGAACGTCTACAGATGACGACAAACATAAAACACGACAGGCGGGGGTGGCAAAAGAAAAGGCTAAGGAAGCAAAGCGAACAAAAATTAGGGAACTGGAAAACTCCCGTGGCAAAGATTGCGACAAGAAGTTCCGGCAAGTATACCGCCATGATGAAAAACGAAACAAACAAACGAAGCGCGACGAGTAGTAGGCAATAAGAAACCGAAAGCCGGCCGGGAAGTCGAAGCAGATAATGGGCAACGAAAGCTGAAAGCCGATCCCCGGGCAGGCCGGTTCCCCTTCGGGAAAACGGGAGCGCGTGACAGCCGGCTGCTTTGCGGGAAACGAGGAAACTTTTTCAGGGAAGGAAGGGAGGACAAAGGGTCTCGCGTGCGGTCGCACGTATGAGGGAAAAGCACGTATCATGCTGGCGAACTGCGCACACAACGGGCTGATTAGGTCCCGGCCTTTCGCTCCCTCTCCCTCCTAGTGCTCTCCCCCTCTACCCTCCCCGGCACGTACGACCGTCTTCTCCCGTCGAAGGACCACCGAGGTCTCTTAATTCGTGCTAAGACTCCGCGCTCTCGTCTCTGTGGACGGCCGCGACTTCGTTGTCCTGTCGGAGGATTTTGTCACTCCGTCCGCCTGCCTCACTTCACGAGTCCGAAGTTCCGACTGACCAAACGCGGTACGTGCGCGTCCTATCAACCCTCCCTTGAGACTGTTCCCTGTAGCTAAGACCGTGGCGCAGGAATTGAGAGGCATCCCTCTGCCTCACCCTGCGTTCTGTCTGCAGTGTAAATACCGTACCGCAGCGGCTACAACTTTCGTCACCAAAGCCCTTTGAGGTTCGTTGTATGCGTTGTATGCGTCGTGCACGAGGGCACACAGTGTTCGAGAAAGTCACAAAAAGGGCAAGTGAAGAGGTTTTCAGAATTCGATAAGTTTAAACGAGCACGCGAACTCTTTTtccgctagcatttgaaatgctgACGTAATCGCCGACTAAAGCGCCGtaggcgttcaggcttctctgcagtgcacagcgaaagGCAGAGgccgcagtgatgacgtcacgcacGACGGCGCAAGGTGTCCAGCGAAGAAGCGGTTGTTTCGAAGAAGAAATCGAATGCCGTtgaaggtgaagctcacgaagcatgtAGACGATGGGagcggacatctgaaatttcggcaacaatgacgtcaccacaAGTTTTCCTGCACACGTTCggcgcagtgaggagaagcctgaacatcgtaaCGGCTTTAAGGCTTTAACGGTTCTAACGTCACCGtgttaaatgctagcgcaaaactactttgcatgctttacctaggagcttcatagattcgaattcttgaataacctcaaattcccaaaaaaccatttcaccttctctttaaTTTTCAAAACACACAGAAAGTGTCCGGCGTTGGCGGTGGCGTAAGAGGCCTCGGGGGAGAGGAGGCGAAGTGGAGAAAGGGGAATGGCCAAAGAGAGAGGGCAGGGACGAAAATGGAAAGACGGAGAGAGAGGGCGAGTCACTGGCAGGCGACAGGCAGCGAGAGGGAAACCGCCGTCACCAAGTGGAGGCGAGGGGTGAGGAGAGTGGCGAGGGGGTATGACGTGGCAAGCTGCGATTGCTGGATTGGATCGGGAGAATGGAGAGGGGTAAAGCGTGTCAAACGGTGATTGGTGGATTAGATCGCGCCACCGTCAGAGGGAACACTGAAGCTAACGCACACTCTGATGCATGAATCGTGTTGATTGTCTGTGACTTTTCAATCTGAGCCACTGGAACCGCCTGTCGCCAGGCGGCGGCTTTCCGAAGCGAAGACGATTCTCATGAGAGCGCATCATGCGAACACGCAGGGTGCCCAGATCGAGAAGGCGTCGCATTTCGACTACGAGTTCTTCCTGGGCCACAAGATCGTGTTCATCTGCGTGGCGCGCGGCGTGCCTCGGCCGCGCATCACCTGGTACAAGGACGGCATCGAGATATTCGCCCACCCGTACATGCAGGTAGATGCACCACTTTGCCAAGCCAAATGTGCATCTTGTCACATGCAAATGTTGTCACTGTGCAAAATTAGTTTCAAAATCAAAAGCGAAATATCCCGCCTTACTGCATGCAAACACGTTACACTAGCCGAACTCAACACATTATGGGCTTCATTGATGAAGTGTGTAAACTGGTGCGCCGTACAGAAAGTGCTAATATAGACTTGTGCTGGAACTTCTTCTGGTCATTCACATATATGACATGGCAAACACTCCTTGTCCACCAAAAATGTGTGTGCTAGTATCTCATTACACAGCAATCAGCGAAGCCCTgagtgcaacaaaaaaaattctaCACCAAACAAACGGCAACAACAATTAAAGAGCAGCCCCATTTACTCAATGCTGCCTCTTTAAGACCCGCTTTGCTCCTGTAAAGTACAGCAGCAACTCAATGCTAATAGTGGATGAGCCATTGCCTTGAAAAGCCAGATTTATATTGTTGAAAAATATTTTGCTATGGTTAATAATTTCAAAAGTACATGCCACTGATCGTATATTACAATTTTCTCTTTAAAAAATGACTAGTAAGAGATTTCTCATGTTTACGTAAAGCATTTCATAAGCTGTACATCCACACAAAGCATTTTAGTCAGCAACCCTCTAAAGCCTCTGCCCGGTCAACTTCCTCAATACTACAGTGTAACTGAATTATTTGCCAGCGATATATTATCTCTATCAGCTTTGCGTACACAACATAAAAATTACTAGCCAGCCTTACCATCATGTTGCATAAAATGAGTGCGCCGTTTGGCCAAATGTCTTCTCTTCCCAAGTTACCATAATGTCAACAAGTGGCAATGCATTCAAACTCATTGCCTCATGTGGTTTAGAGACCACCGAACATTTCCCCATCCTATAAATCATTCCAGTTTGACATGCTAAATTTTTTCCTGTATTAGCAAGGTGCCATAATATGCATGCAGCAATGAAATATTACGATGCTGCAAACAGAGGTTGCACCTCAAAGAATCgtatattttattcatttatttattcgtgACGGTGCCCGCAGCTATTTCTAGCGGCAATCTTCTTCATTATAATGCCTCTAAACACATACTAGAAATTTAAGACATTATTCATGCCTGGTTCAGATGCTCCACAGGGTTCAAAATACACCGCCGAGAACTCGTTCAACTGATAAAGCTGACCGATCATGAACTGCTTTCCGCACTTGCTTTTGACACTTTCGCCACTCCCCAATGTTTCTCTACCATGCAGTCCATATTGCAAATATCTGAGTGGCAGCTGGAAGGGGACCGCATCAAAAGCAAGCTCGAGATTGACCCAGCAAGGCAAATGGACTCGGGCAACTACGAATGCCAGGCCGACAACAAGTACGCCATTGACAGCCGGACCTTCAAGGCCGACTTCAGCTCTCTGGGCAGCTAGGCTGGCCCACTCTCCTTCCAGACCACGTGACAACATATGCCATCGTCACACAACAGATGTCACCACCTGCCCACACGTACACGCACGCAGTATTTCTCCATTCATCAGTCTATCCATCACACAGGCAGTGAGTAATCTGTGTTACTTGTTGTAGTACAGCCAGGTGGGTACGCACAGCAGAGTTCAGGAGCATTTACAGAAAAGTGAAAGGCAAAACAGACATTACGACTTCAACTTCAGTTTCTTTTAAAAAATTACACCGGTCTCACAAGCCGATGCCTTTGTGAGAGAAGAACCAGAAGAGAAAACCACAGGAAAGTATATTTGTGTATAAAGGAAGACCAAATGAACTCAAAAGAAAATTAAACTGAACCGCAGTACAGCCAAATGTGAAAGaagctttttttcttgcttaattAGTTTCCATGCTTGTTTCATAGCAGCCCAAAGCCAGGAATTTTGGTTAAGAGATATAAGACTAGGcaagaaaagaataaatattCTTTCTTGAGCTAATATTAGGTTAAAGGCACTCTAATATTCACTCTATGGCAataaatatttattattattatttattatcattattattatttgtcaCAGTTTCTCCTTTTGTCCTTACTATGTAAtcacatttttcttgttttttgtcaCGTGAACACACACAGCAAAGAGAAGAGCCAAGGCTCTGTACATAGTCCGTTCTAATTAAGTTACTACATTTCATCCCTTTAGTTATGCTACCAGAAAATGCTGGTAGCCAAATAAAACAGATACTGTTAGCATTTATGCATAGCATCTCAATACCTGAAACACAGTTGTTGCCTGTTATTCCCTACCTCCAATCAGACTACAAAAAGTATGCGTACAGAACAAAGATTGCAATATTTCTCGGGAACGGCATTCAATCCTTTTTAAATAGCTGGCAATAAGTTTTCCACATGAGCCCACATCAAGCCTCCTTCACAAATGAAACCGCATGCGTAAAAAATTTTCCATCATTCTCAGAAGAATTAATGCAGACAGGAAAATAAGTCTATGTAACACAGGTCAGTCTCTAGAAAGCAGAAATTCAGTCGCTAAAAATTTCTATAACAGTAAGAGTCACATATTACACAGTCTGAGATGGCATTTTGAAAGTTGTGCAAAATTAGGTGGAGAAAAGAAATCAGTTGTTTTTCTCTTTCAAGTTTGGAGGATAGAAATTTTTACACATTGGGGTTCCCCTTGATAAAGCATGTAATTTTTACAATTATTCAGTTTTTACAAATGCGGTTGAACACTGAATGTGATGATGCTAGGGGCAAAGATGCCAAAAAACAGCATGTCCTGCTAGCAGTGCAGTAAGCCCCATTCACTCACCCTCACTTAGAATTCATCCTTAGTGGCATTACAGCGTAGCAACATTACTGCGCAAGCATGTGCATGGTTTAGACCCAGCAAGCCTTTGCTTGCGTTCAACTCACAAAATAACATCAAGGCATGCGTACCACCTGAAGATCGCCCGTTTCCCAGTACCTGTCAGTGCCAAAGTTTCTGTCGTGTCAAGAACAAACAGGTGTCTTATATGCTTGGTACAAAACGACAAAATCAACATGATAAACACTGTGTGCGTTACACCTACCTTGTTGAGCATTCTCTGTGTAGCTCTGCAGCAGCTCAGTTCATTGTGTGTTCCCAATTGTtacaaaaataaatgaacaatCCTTCCAACCATTCTCCGGTGTCACTGCACCATGCATGATGAATCTGTGACTGGAACGCTTGAGAACTTAGTTTTTGAAAAGCTTTTCTCAAGTTACTCAATAAAACAAAATTTACCACATGCATGGTCACTTTACTCAACGAGACAGATAAGTGGCCTCACATATACCTACATCACAATAAGCCTCCAACAGCAGGCCAAAATTTAAGCAAGCAACTGGGCAACTGTCCTCACCATTGGCTGATAATTGCAGCTGCCAAAATGAAGCCCAGTCAATGTTGCTGGAACACTGTTCAATGAGCTGTTCACAGGGCTCCGTCTGCCCGTTGATGTTCATGTTTCAACAACCATGTTCCCTGCTCCCATCTATCATTCATTGCATAAATGAACACAGACTCCCTATCCACTGACTAGATATCAGCGCACACTGATTCCCTTGTCACATGTCATCGAAACAGCCCACCTGTGTGTTGTGTATGCTAGTCACCGCTGTTCGGCAATCTGCACTGAATTTTTCAAGGTATATAAATTTTCTTCTGCTGGTGAGCTTTAATGCCAAACCGAGCACTGGCATAAAACCTAATTTATAATTAAATAATTGGTATAATGAAGTAATAGCAATTCCCCTTGGAAACTCCTATAGTAGCCcatgtactacctcgatggaaagaaatgcgaacaacccggcgccaacacaccccgctgttggaatttattttcatcgcgcttttacctgggtggtacgaaaaagacgttagagtcgtcctggaatgtatcatggacgagtctagggtctttttgctatcaccaaagtaaaagcgcggtgaaaagaaattgaaacagtgGAGCGTGTCGGCGccaggttgttcgcgtttctttccatcgaggtagtacttGATGTCTCGTATTTGCGAAGCCAAATTATCCTATAACAGGATATGACGAACCTTCATTAACCACACTGGCCATTTCAAGCAGAATACGTCAATTTGTAGTGCCGAACGCTTCCGTACTGGTTCGATGTGGCAGTTTGCAGTTCCCCGCTCTCAAACCTCCTTACTGCACATGGCCCACAACAAGAGCGCTCTGCTTCTCTGCTTccatgtgcagtttgtttccATTGTCACAGCATGGTCGCATGGTTAGAGCTGCTTGGCAGACAACTAATTGTGCTTGATGGTATCGAGGTCCCACTTGCTTCATAGAATCAAGCGGCAGAAAACAAAAGCGTAAAACAGTTTCATTGACCAGAAGGCGGCCATCATCAATGTCTTCAGCCTGCTGTACAGATTTGCCGCAAGATTCTCCACGAGAAGTGCTGTCACCTGTGTTCTCATGAGCTATGCAGTGAAGCCAACCAAAACAGGTACTCATGAAGAAATCGATGCTGTGCGCTCTATTTTACAGTGACGTGTATCGACTTCAGCACCTGGCAAACGAAAAAAATTTTTCTTAATAGGCCCTCCTTGTCCGCTACGACATTATTCCTTAGAAGACTTGTTCTTTAGGATCTGAAGCCAATACACGCTGCGGAAAAAGCGGGCTCATTGGCAAGGCTGATATATTCGATTGGTGTAGGTATATTCAGCACACGTGGCAGGCGCTCCGTGCGAGTGTTGAATACTCCCGCAATGCACATCGGCAGTACACTGAACGCCGACTCTGCTGTCCCTGTTATACACACAGTTAGGCAAGTCTGGTGGCATGTGACAGTTTCTAACAAAGTTGTGTACCGTTATAACGAATCAGTGGCTATAACAAAGAAATTGTGACGGCCCTTTGGCTTCATTATAAGGCACTAAAGTGTAGTCAGCATGACAAATTTGTAATCACTTCAACTGCACTTCATGGCAGCCATCCGAATCTTCCTTTGTATGCTTTCCTAAAATGAACACTACATCGCGGCACTTGTTCAAGacagccccctttttttttcaagctttccAAAAGCATTCAGCCTCAGGAGTGGAAAATGCAGCAATAGGCAGCAAATACGTGCGTGCAAAAATGCAGGCACTAAATCGTGGCCTTGAcatgccacggtggctcagtggtcagggcgctaggctactgatccagagtacctgggttcgaaccctaccacggcggctgcatttcgatggaggcgaaacacaaa
Protein-coding sequences here:
- the LOC144120776 gene encoding immunoglobulin domain-containing protein oig-4-like, with protein sequence MSSRLLACWLALAVALTLLLSEAQGAKGRGGKRGRGRMRSSGSARYIFYTHPKRKEYYDNPNGAQIEKASHFDYEFFLGHKIVFICVARGVPRPRITWYKDGIEIFAHPYMQSILQISEWQLEGDRIKSKLEIDPARQMDSGNYECQADNKYAIDSRTFKADFSSLGS